The following proteins come from a genomic window of Metarhizium brunneum chromosome 2, complete sequence:
- the TPO3_0 gene encoding Polyamine transporter 3: MVLTGPTETNTIDVGQDEHGREIEGHPLGQIQSLNEQDAQDQYAIEAMDYGDGILSGIRSRTRSHTDHIIISWEVDDPDNPHNWSTSRKTFVVLVCVMLVLNSTLSSALPSMAIPNITADYGISDATENVLPISVFLIGYIFGPLIWGPLTEHYGRRNLTVVTFVVFTLFTMACGLAPSWGSFLVFRMICGACAGAPIAIVAGILADVFADHRTRGRAYAVFMVATLWGPLFSPIISGYTSMTIGWRWAFWIDLMFAGFTLLIIAWLPETFGPILLARRAQRMRKQDPAQRVIAPRELEETSLSQLLTVVITRPIRMLASELIVTATCAYLALVYAIFYMSFQAFPIIFHDLYGLNPGETGLTYLLIGAGGMVSLPVFWYWDVALVKAQVRGSWWSKREESRRLPLACMGGPLFVISLFWLGFSAKISIPFVAPMLAGIPFGMGYMLIFMALLNYLTDSYEIFAASANAAASCCRSILAVVLPLATTHMFRELGIAGACSLIGGLSAVMCVIPFIFIWKGPSIRARSKFCIALREQKEEMQRRADAQRARLERMRAGKERRQSVKEGNKTEEV; this comes from the exons ATGGTGCTCACAGGCCCTACAGAGACAAACACCATAGatgttggacaagatgagc ATGGAAGAGAAATAGAAGGGCACCCGCTTGGCCAAATACAGAGTCTAAACGAACAAGATGCCCAAGACCAGTATGCCATTGAGGCAATGGATTACGGCGACGGCATCCTCTCTGGCATCCGCTCCAGGACACGCAGTCACACCgaccacatcatcatcagctgGGAAGTCGATGATCCGGATAATCCTCACAACTGGTCAACG TCCCGTAAAACCTTTGTCGTCCTGGTATGTGTGATGCTCGTCCTCAACTCCACCCTGTCCTCTGCCCTCCCCAGCATGGCCATCCCCAACATCACGGCAGACTACGGCATAAGCGATGCCACGGAAAATGTCCTACCAATTAGTGTTTTCCTTATTGGGTACATATTTGGCCCACTCATCTGGGGGCCCCTGACGGAACATTACGGACGAAGAAACCTCACCGTCGTGACGTTTGTAGTCTTTACACTATTCACGATGGCCTGTGGCCTGGCACCGAGTTGGGGGAGCTTTCTCGTGTTTAGAATGATCTGTGGTGCGTGTGCGGGAGCACCAATTGCCATTGTGGCCGGCATATTGGCCGATGTTTTTGCCGATCACAGGACTAGGGGGAGGGCGTATGCTGTCTTCATGGTG GCTACCCTCTGGGGACCCTTGTTCTCTCCCATCATTTCAGGCTACACGTCCATGACCATCGGATGGCGGTGGGCGTTCTGGATTGATCTCATGTTCGCCGGCTTCACGCTCCTCATCATAGCTTGGCTCCCAGAGACGTTTGGTCCTATCCTCCTGGCACGGCGGGCCCAAAGGATGCGCAAACAGGATCCCGCCCAGCGCGTCATCGCACCCCGAGAGCTCGAGGAAACGAGCCTCAGTCAGCTCCTAACCGTGGTCATTACCCGACCGATTCGCATGCTGGCCTCTGAGCTCATTGTTACAGCCACATGCGCATACCTGGCTCTCGTCTACGCCATCTTCTACATGTCCTTCCAGGCTTTCCCCATCATCTTCCACGACTTGTATGGCCTCAATCCGGGAGAGACTGGCCTGACGTATCTCCTAATCGGAGCAGGTGGCATGGTCTCCCTCCCCGTCTTCTGGTACTGGGACGTTGCTCTTGTCAAGGCCCAAGTTCGTGGCTCGTGGTGGTCGAAACGCGAAGAGTCACGGCGCCTGCCGCTTGCGTGTATGGGCGGCCCTCTCTTCGTCATATCTCTCTTCTGGCTAGGCTTCAGTGCAAAGATATCAATCCCCTTTGTGGCGCCTATGCTTGCGGGCATCCCGTTCGGAATGGGATACATGCTCATCTTCATGGCGCTGCTAAACTACTTGACGGATTCGTATGAGATTTTCGCCGCGTCCGCCAACGCAGCTGCTTCGTGCTGCCGGTCCATCCTCGCTGTCGTTCTGCCGCTCGCAACGACACACATGTTCCGAGAGCTGGGGATCGCGGGGGCGTGCTCCCTGATTGGGGGGTTAAGCGCCGTGATGTGTGTGATTCCGTTTATTTTCATCTGGAAAGGACCAAGTATTCGGGCCAGGTCAAAGTTTTGCATTGCGTTGCGGGAGCAGAAGGAGGAGATGCAGAGGAGAGCGGATGCGCAGAGGGCGAGGTTGGAGAGGATGAGGGCAGGCAAGGAGAGAAGGCAGAGTGTGAAGGAGGGGAACAA
- the ustO_0 gene encoding Pyridoxamine 5'-phosphate oxidase family protein ustO, protein MKLYPSLSADLAAWAQRQPVFFTGSAGKHARHINVSPKGMTDTHFAVLSPTRCAYIDRTGSGCETIAHAYENGRLCLMFMSFGDAPRIMRLFCTARVVEFDHRDFQGLVRAVARGGRSAFDGARAVIVADIWEVQTSCGFGVPRVKRGLYKPGEGADRGPSADELLRQGYNAEGGDEAKLDELCVFEARPAMDYWAGKQAEGNTLRDYQKANNVDSIDGLPGLRASRRDAGEVLWVRDARAWAAGVARDWEAMAVGFVAAVLMYLLVGGVRALSL, encoded by the coding sequence ATGAAGCTCTACCCGTCTCTGTCCGCCGACCTGGCAGCCTGGGCCCAGCGCCAgcccgtcttcttcaccgGCTCGGCCGGCAAGCACGCCCGGCACATCAACGTGTCGCCCAAGGGCATGACGGACACGCACTTTGCCGTGCTGTCGCCCACGCGCTGCGCCTACATCGACCGCACCGGGTCCGGGTGCGAGACGATTGCGCACGCCTACGAGAACGGCCGCCTGTGCCTCATGTTCATGTCGTTTGGCGACGCGCCGCGCATCATGCGGCTCTTCTGCACCGCCCGCGTCGTCGAGTTCGACCACCGTGACTTCCAGGGCCTCGTGCGCGCCGTGGCCAGGGGCGGCCGCTCCGCCTTTGACGGGGCCCgtgccgtcatcgtcgccgacATCTGGGAGGTCCAGACGTCGTGCGGCTTCGGCGTGCCCCGGGTCAAGAGGGGGCTGTACAAGCCTGGCGAGGGGGCGGATCGCGGCCCCTCggccgacgagctgctgcGGCAGGGCTACAacgccgagggcggcgacgaggccaagctggacGAGCTGTGTGTCTTTGAGGCGCGGCCGGCCATGGACTACTGGGCCGGCAagcaggccgagggcaaCACCTTGAGGGACTACCAGAAGGCGAACAATGTGGACAGCATCGATGGCCTGCCGGGGCTGAGGGCTAGTCGGAGGGATGCCGGGGAGGTGTTGTGGGTGAGGGATGCGAGGGCGTGGGCTGCCGGAGTTGCGAGGGACTGGGAGGCCATGGCGGTTGGCTTCGTCGCTGCCGTCTTGATGTATCTGCTTGTCGGGGGGGTCAGGGCTTTGAGTCTTTGA
- the UPF3 gene encoding Regulator of nonsense transcripts UPF3 — translation MSTQPPQVLSRKANGPSSSATSQPSDQIKVRQRVRASQAKDNDTGGNTLKPAKGKGPADRRGGASHKSANDGEVAPKAPRSKPQNEGEKLVIRRLPPGMTMEECISILGPEWEISKGKVDWFSYVPGKISIDPSKPSRPGRAYVHLVRKDDIMPLSEVVRNATWEDAKSTFTNPSLIGPPVLEFSIYKKVPGTKKRTDTRQGTIDQDPEFMAFLEGLANPAPMRESIDVEDADESAKVEVKVITTPLVEFLKEKKANRGKDGSGKNSKSGKGKSGAKDDDSFGRKKGKESRTEKQDKTPKENVKILTKKAATEQAAEGAKKVASEIATANAAATTAAAATDAPKSRRAGIAAAARILQRDLGLSPGSAHRRARHDAAKAEADAKAASSSTKDDNGTTADVANAASSTASAASPAEVIVQAPKSRPDSPVAPKPQAGRRNRGGKGGAEKGKPAANEISGPQPTVANPPVILRKKNDSETNKKTAEPQVQASGPVTNSNGNGRQAGKEKANSKLASQKKSPAVSANATRAFIKHVNASQGVNDAKLREALGVFGTITLVEIDKRKGFAYVDFSEHEALVKAVAASPVQVGQGNVQVVERKDKKLTAAAAAPGGSAKDDQTPNGEKEKEKEKAPGGRGRRGRGGGKAAAGTANGQATAGPTLASTGG, via the exons ATGTCCACACAGCCCCCGCAAGTCCTTTCGCGGAAGGCAAACGGTCCATCCAGCAGCGCAACCAGCCAGCCGTCTGACCAGATCAAGGTGAGACAGCGAGTGAGAGCATCACAG gccaaggacaatgACACTGGCGGCAATACCTTAAAACctgccaagggcaagggacCGGCTGACAGACGAGGAGGGGCATCCCACAAA AGTGCGAATGATGGGGAGGTGGCGCCAAAGGCTCCGCGATCCAAACCTCAAAACGAAGGAGAAAAACTGGTGATTCGTCGTCTGCCACCAGGTATGACCATGGAGGAGTGTATTTCTATTCTCGGACCGGAGTGGGAGATCTCCAAGGGCAAAGTCGATTGGTTCTCCTACGTCCCTGGAAAGATTTCCATCGA CCCCTCAAAGCCTTCTCGTCCCGGTCGGGCATATGTTCATTTGGTGCGGAAGGATGACATCATGCCCCTCAGCGAGGTTGTAAGGAACGCGACATGGGAGGATGCAAAATCAACATTCACGAATCCGTCATTGATTGGCCCGCCCGTGTTGGAGTTTTCAATTTACAAAAAGGTTCCAGGCACCAAGAAGCGCACGGATACTCGACAAGGCACCATTGATCAAGATCCCGAATTCATGGCCTTCCTTGAAGGGTTGGCCAACCCTGCACCGATGAGGGAGAGCATCGatgtcgaggatgccgacgagtCTGCCAAAGTAGAGGTCAAAGTGATCACCACCCCTCTGGTCGAGTTtttgaaggagaagaaggccaacaGGGGCAAGGATGGATCCGGCAAGAACTCCAAGTCTGGAAAAGGAAAGAGTGgcgccaaggacgacgactcCTTCGGTaggaagaagggcaaggaaTCAAGAACCGAGAAGCAGGACAAGACGCCTAAAGAGAATGTCAAGATTCTTACTAAGAAGGCAGCAACTGAGCAAGCCGCGGAGGGGGCGAAGAAGGTGGCCAGCGAAATTGCGACAGCCAATGCCGCTGCTACTACAGCTGCAGCGGCCACTGATGCGCCCAAAAGCCGACGTGCTGGcatcgctgccgccgctAGAATACTGCAGCGCGATCTTGGCCTTAGCCCTGGCAGCGCACATAGAAGAGCACGTcacgatgctgccaaggccgaggctgaTGCCAAGGCAGCAAGCTCTTCAACCAAGGACGATAACGGTACAACCGCAGATGTTGCCAATGCTGCCAGTTCTACTGCATCCGCAGCATCTCCCGCTGAGGTCATAGTACAAGCACCGAAAAGTCGCCCCGACAGCCCAGTCGCCCCGAAACCACAGGCTGGACGGAGAAATCGCGGTGGCAAAGGTGGTGCTGAGAAGGGTAAACCGGCTGCTAACGAGATATCGGGTCCGCAACCGACTGTAGCCAACCCTCCGGTTAtcttgaggaagaagaacgaCTCCGAAACCAACAAGAAAACTGCTGAACCCCAGGTCCAAGCCTCTGGGCCAGTGACGAACTCGAATGGCAACGGTAGACAAGCTGGCAAAGAGAAAGCTAACAGCAAGCTAGCCTCGCAAAAGAAGTCACCCGCTGTCTCAGCAAACGCAACCCGCGCCTTTATTAAGCATGTCAATGCTTCGCAAGGAGTGAACGACGCAAAGCTTCGAGAGGCTCTCGGCGTATTTGGAACCATTACGCTTGTTGAGATTGACAAGCGCAAGGGTTTTGCTTATGTCGACTTTTCTGAGCACGAAGCACTGGTCAAGGCTGTGGCTGCCAGCCCCGTTCAGGTTGGTCAGGGAAACGTACAGGTGGTGGAGCGGAAGGATAAGAAGCtcactgctgctgcggctgcgccAGGCGGCTCAGCAAAGGATGACCAAACGCCAAAtggagagaaggagaaggagaaggagaaggcgCCTGGcggtcgaggccgacgaggacgcggcggcggtaAAGCTGCCGCCGGCACAGCGAATGGTCAGGCAACTGCAGGCCCTACCCTGGCAAGCACCGGGGGGTGA
- the fabG_0 gene encoding 3-oxoacyl-[acyl-carrier-protein] reductase FabG yields the protein MADQAQKRITAIGQQLEPSPGGLPRIAKVAGKSNGPRAEGKVVIITGANSALGIGRATAHQFAENGAKAVYICDYADSNLAAHKQEMTGLYPAVDVHIWQFDAADEAQVKAVVDDALDRYGRLDVFFANAGITGLNVVFTEFKDSDFMEVLKTNTLSVFLAAKYAAPAMMKTSPSKPTSGGSIIGTASVAGIRSNAGSTPYSASKAAVVSLAQTIAYQLAGTGVRVNAICPGLIETGMTAPVYQAARARGNEKKIGHLNPTRRGGHADEIARVALFLGTDESSYVNGQAWAVCGGLSAGHPYVPGRLS from the exons ATGGCAGACCAAGCTCAAAAAAGAATCACTGCCATCGGCCAGCAGCTTGAGCCGTCACCGGGCGGCCTCCCACGGATCGCCAAGGTGGCCGGCAAGTCCAATGGCCCTCGAGCCGAAGGCaaagtcgtcatcatcacag GTGCAAATTCGGCCCTGGGCATTGGCCGCGCAACGGCCCACCAATTTGCAGAGAATGGCGCCAAGGCAGTCTATATTTGCGACTACGCCGACTCCAACCTCGCTGCGCATAAGCAGGAGATGACGGGCCTATATCCGGCGGTAGATGTCCACATTTGGCAGTTCGACGCCGCAGACGAGGCCCAAGTCAAGGCCGTGGTAGATGACGCTCTTGACCGGTACGGCCGTCTGGATGTGTTCTTTGCCAATGCCGGCATCACGGGATTGAATGTCGTCTTCACCGAGTTCAAAGACTCGGATTTCATGGAGGTTCTCAAGACAAACACTCTAAG CGTCTTCCTGGCGGCAAAGTATGCCGCGCCTGCCATGATGAAAACATCGCCATCCAAGCCTACATCAGGCGGATCCATCATCGGAACCGCTTCTGTCGCCGGAATCCGTTCCAACGCCGGCTCGACCCCTTACTCAGCCTCCAAAGCGGCCGTCGTCTCTCTCGCCCAGACCATCGCGTACCAGCTCGCCGGTACGGGGGTCCGCGTTAATGCCATTTGCCCCGGTCTCATCGAGACGGGCATGACGGCCCCCGTGTACCAGGCCGCCAGGGCGAGGGgcaacgagaagaagattgggCACCTGAACCCAACGAGAAGAGGCGGCCACGCAGACGAGATTGCGCGGGTGGCCCTGTTCCTGGGCACCGACGAGAGCAGCTATGTGAATGGCCAGGCCTGGGCTGTCTGCGGCGGGTTGAGCGCCGGACATCCATATGTTCCCGGACGGCTGAGCTAG
- the trm12 gene encoding tRNA wybutosine-synthesizing protein 2: MPRPQPHTDPIQTAIAAWLTSLNPPVNEDSTAWKMSLGEHAPKRFTIYEPMALLPAGSFTSASWTTELQRHNGATTDFLWELILEELSKTGKSDLRLTHLAVNEGIPLQSQERKEENIIRSPSGLRILYGDFGPGAPSSISPSNEDFEKAFWVSTKQNGIYQTWAPRWTMFSRGNVKEKARLLQFPAVPRKKKDGNKSQDTWAVDLYAGIGYFAFCYAKLGFRVLCWELNPWSVEALRRGAHLNKWTVEVIEGEKLKQSTEEIMNSTASIVVFSESNENARWRAENMKQEGEWLHDVRHVNCGLLPTSRLTWDVSLFLTRNAIIRGGEAWLHLHENVGDAEIDSRKDEIQTLLRENQDEKSLTRAITVERVEKVKTYAPGVWHCVFDVRIVTKSS; the protein is encoded by the coding sequence ATGCCTAGGCCTCAACCTCACACTGACCCAATCCAAACCGCCATTGCAGCATGGCTCACCTCTCTTAACCCTCCAGTGAACGAAGATTCTACGGCCTGGAAAATGAGTCTAGGAGAACATGCACCCAAGAGGTTCACTATATACGAACCTATGGCGCTTTTACCCGCCGGCAGCTTCACCAGTGCCTCGTGGACCACGGAGCTCCAACGACACAACGGAGCGACCACCGACTTCCTCTGGGAGTTGATTCTGGAAGAACTCTCCAAGACCGGCAAGTCAGACTTGCGATTGACACACTTGGCGGTCAACGAAGGCATCCCGCTGCAAAgtcaagaaagaaaagaggaaaaCATCATTCGCAGTCCGAGTGGCTTGCGAATTTTATACGGTGATTTCGGCCCCGGTGCCCCAAGCAGCATCTCTCCTTCCAACGAAGATTTCGAAAAGGCCTTTTGGGTATCTACCAAACAAAATGGGATATATCAAACGTGGGCGCCCCGTTGGACAATGTTCAGCAGAGGCAACGTCAAAGAAAAAGCCCGCCTGCTCCAGTTTCCAGCGGTGCCtaggaagaaaaaggacgGCAATAAGTCACAAGATACATGGGCGGTAGACTTATACGCCGGCATCGGATACTTTGCATTCTGCTACGCGAAACTGGGGTTCAGGGTGCTCTGCTGGGAACTTAACCCGTGGAGCGTGGAGGCTCTTCGTCGTGGAGCACACTTGAATAAGTGGACTGTCGAGGTTATCGAGGGGGAGAAGCTGAAGCAATCTACAGAGGAGATTATGAACAGTACTGCTTCGATTGTGGTGTTTTCGGAGAGTAATGAAAATGCGCGCTGGAGAGCTGAGAACATGAAGCAGGAGGGGGAATGGCTGCACGACGTGAGGCATGTCAATTGCGGATTGTTGCCTACGAGTAGATTGACGTGGGATGTCTCACTATTTTTGACAAGGAATGCGATAATTCGTGGGGGGGAGGCGTGGCTGCATCTTCATGAGAATGTGGGCGATGCTGAGATTGATTCCAGAAAAGACGAGATACAGACTCTGTTGAGGGAGAATCAGGATGAGAAGAGTTTGACGAGAGCGATTACGGTGGAGAGGGTAGAAAAGGTCAAGACATACGCGCCTGGCGTATGGCATTGTGTGTTTGATGTGCGTATTGTTACAAAATCTTCATGA
- the ppe1 gene encoding Serine/threonine-protein phosphatase ppe1 — translation MTTNIPRPGPANLGPNAGLDEWLEEAKQCHYLPERAMKELCEKVKEILMEESNIQPVCTPVTVCGDIHGQFYDLLELFRVSGGMPGETNVQAPKTATTVITSDDIEPPSEITNPKLRKKLRSPVGDAGAGGTEGEDDADAVAGSRPGSALSGANVTSAQSAETRFVFLGDFVDRGYFSLETFTLLMCLKAKYPDRIVLVRGNHESRQITQVYGFYEECQQKYGNASVWKACCHVFDFLVLAAIVDGEVLCVHGGLSPEIRTIDQIRVVARAQEIPHEGAFCDLVWSDPEDVETWAISPRGAGWLFGDKVATEFNHVNGLKLIARAHQLVNEGYKYHFAESSVVTVWSAPNYCYRCGNVASIMTVDKDLNPRFSIFSAVPDDQRHVPASRRGPSDYFL, via the exons ATGACGACAAACATCCCTCGGCCTGGCCCCGCCAACTTGGGTCCCAATGCCGGTCTAGACGAATGGCTCGAAGAGGCCAAACAATGTCACTACCTACCTGAGAGGGCCATGAAGGAGTTGTGCGAGAAGGTCAAGGAGATTCTTATGGAAG AGTCCAATATTCAGCCCGTTTGCACACCTGTCACAGTTTGCGGAGATATCCACGGCCAGTTTTATGATCTCTTGGAGTTGTTCCGAGTGTCTGGGGGCATGCCGGGCGAGACCAATGTCCAGGCCCCCAAGACCGCGACCACTGTTATCACGTCCGACGATATCGAGCCGCCGAGCGAAATCACAAATCCAAAGCTCAGGAAGAAGCTGCGGTCCCCCGTAGGTGACGCTGGTGCGGGCGGTACCGAGGGCGAAGATgatgccgacgccgtcgccggttCTCGTCCGGGGTCCGCGCTGTCAGGTGCCAATGTCACCTCCGCTCAGAGCGCCGAGACTCGCTTCGTCTTCCTGGGAGACTTTGTCGACAGAGGCTATTTTAGTTTGGAGACATTTACCTTGCTCATGTGCTTGAAGGCCAA ATACCCCGATCGAATTGTGCTTGTCCGAGGCAACCACGAATCTAGGCAAATCACACAAGTCTACGGCTTTTATGAGGAGTGCCAGCAGAAATATGGCAACGCTTCTGTGTGGAAGGCCTGCTGCCACGTCTTTGactttcttgtccttgcagcTATTGTCGACGGCGAAGTTTTGTGTGTACACGGCGGACTCAGTCCCGAAATTAGAACGATAGATCAAATCCGTGTTGTTGCTCGTGCCCAGGAGATTCCTCATGAAGGAGCATTTTGCGACCTGGTCTGGTCAGATCCCGAAGATGTTGAAACGTGGGCTATCAGCCCGCGCGGTGCCGGCTGGCTTtttggcgacaaggtcgCTACCGAGTTCAATCATGTGAATGGATTGAAATTGATTGCGCGGGCTCACCAGCTTGTTAATGAAGGCTACAAG TATCATTTTGCCGAAAGCTCTGTTGTGACAGTTTGGTCTGCGCCGAACTACTGTTACAGGTGCGGTAATGTTGCCTCGATCATGACTGTAGATAAAGACTTGAACCCAAGATTCAGTATATTCTCGGCCGTGCCTGATGACCAGAGGCACGTTCCTGCGAGCAGGAGAGGACCGAGTGACTATTTCTTGTAA
- the HET-E1_4 gene encoding Vegetative incompatibility protein HET-E-1, producing MRLLNVDSLQLKYFVGEPGHGVPGYAILSHVWGDDEISFQEMTENVYPSTPASRKGLQKILGFCDKAKSDGHSWVWIDTCCIDKSSSAELSEAINSMFNWYRNAAACYAYLFDVTSDEDPAGPQSAFRSSKWFTRGWTLQELLAPFEVAFLAMDWRELGAKSDLARIIAEITRIDQQVLSTCVWDDVSIAAIMSWAANRRTTRVEDEAYCLTGLFNVNMPLIYGEGRNAFYNLQLEIIKSSDDQSIFAWTCEPEGPSTLSLYEQDARPLGMLATSPRAFAKCSAIVDTYLHTDHDISFDIEKQFVRLVAATMQLCREVKVESEKQLIPVSFVVPTAAHSDPDGAVISMADVIKSWPRQIPWGHVHIAVLRCTDDEGHIVILMEKKSDGKYERIGSHHFPWLRALVTENKKSNQTMHIRARAKQHVSKGNRDSLRGSHYGGNGAVVKTIPGSGYMISHSRPANFTPVQGKIMSYVDMNLVGSSIKKAIGVVTPLVLFFRHARSAEHSSFAIRFDRVGPYGSYLYKISFRVGVTVWEDDGSDKQNPQNDKNGETAQSPMFPPDSPQVSFPISSDCVLRLRYRRTAPMFEDFVNVSIETPLPWQPVLEDPLAAWAVFFAHNFGRNAENLAQFAPQDRVTRTKTLCHLEDQQDQIHTSTTRAGLSEPKRSMSKSPPLAASLPGSADVKSDLRGATLSADCAVSDTLPA from the coding sequence ATGCGTCTCCTAAATGTTGACAGCCTCCAGCTCAAATATTTCGTCGGCGAGCCTGGTCATGGCGTGCCCGGTTATGCTATTCTTTCCCACGTCTggggcgacgacgagattTCCTTCCAAGAAATGACCGAAAACGTATACCCCTCGACGCCAGCTTCGCGGAAAGGGCTTCAGAAAATCCTTGGCTTTTGCGACAAGGCGAAATCTGACGGCCACAGTTGGGTATGGATCGATACCTGTTGCATCGACAAGTCTTCCAGCGCAGAGCTTTCCGAGGCCATCAACTCCATGTTCAACTGGTACAGAAACGCTGCGGCTTGCTACGCTTACTTGTTCGATGTCACAAGCGACGAGGACCCGGCAGGACCACAGTCTGCGTTCCGGTCGAGCAAGTGGTTTACGCGCGGTTGGACACTCCAGGAGTTGCTCGCACCTTTCGAGGTAGCATTTCTCGCGATGGACTGGCGTGAACTTGGTGCAAAGTCTGATTTGGCCCGCATCATTGCAGAAATTACTCGAATTGATCAACAGGTACTGTCGACCTGTGTTTGGGATGACGTTAGTATagcagccatcatgtcttgggcTGCAAACAGACGTACAACAAGGGTGGAGGATGAGGCATACTGTCTGACGGGGTTATTCAACGTGAATATGCCTCTCATTTACGGCGAGGGACGAAACGCCTTTTATAATCTGCAATTGGAAATTATCAAGTCTTCGGATGATCAGTCAATTTTTGCCTGGACGTGTGAGCCTGAGGGGCCATCTACATTGTCTCTTTACGAACAAGACGCGAGGCCACTCGGAATGTTGGCAACGTCTCCCCGAGCTTTTGCCAAGTGTTCCGCCATTGTAGACACGTACCTTCATACGGATCACGATATATCGTTCGATATCGAAAAACAGTTCGTTCGATTGGTTGCGGCAACCATGCAATTGTGTCGGGAGGTGAAAGTGGAAAGCGAAAAGCAACTTATACCCGTCTCTTTCGTTGTTCCTACAGCAGCCCATTCAGACCCAGATGGCGCGGTGATTTCCATGGCAGACGTTATCAAGTCCTGGCCACGGCAGATTCCTTGGGGCCATGTCCACATAGCTGTTCTCCGATGCACAGATGACGAAGGTCACATTGTCATTTTGATGGAGAAGAAATCTGACGGCAAATACGAGAGGATTGGCAGCCACCATTTCCCATGGCTCAGAGCTCTTGTCACTGAGAATAAAAAGTCGAATCAGACCATGCATATCCGTGCTCGAGCAAAACAACATGTATCAAAGGGTAACAGAGACAGCCTCCGGGGTTCTCACTATGGCGGCAATGGAGCAGTTGTCAAAACCATCCCCGGCTCGGGGTATATGATTTCACATAGCCGACCTGCCAATTTTACGCCTGTCCAAGGAAAGATAATGTCATATGTGGATATGAACCTTGTTGGTTCTAGTATAAAGAAGGCGATTGGGGTGGTCACTCCACTTGTGCTCTTCTTTCGACATGCCCGATCGGCCGAGCATTCTTCTTTTGCAATTCGTTTTGACCGTGTAGGGCCATATGGAAGCTACCTTTATAAGATCAGCTTTCGCGTTGGAGTGACTGTGTGGGAAGATGACGGCAGTGACAAGCAAAACCCCCAGAATGACAAGAACGGAGAGACCGCCCAGTCACCTATGTTCCCACCAGACTCTCCGCAAGTCAGCTTCCCGATATCGAGTGACTGTGTCCTTAGGCTTCGTTATCGAAGGACAGCTCCCATGTTTGAGGACTTTGTCAATGTGTCCATCGAAACTCCACTCCCCTGGCAGCCCGTTCTGGAAGATCCCCTGGCAGCCTGGGCTGTTTTCTTTGCTCATAATTTCGGGAGAAACGCCGAGAACTTGGCGCAGTTTGCTCCGCAGGACAGGGTGACCCGGACCAAAACGTTGTGCCACCTGGAAGATCAACAAGATCAGAtacatactagtactaccagaGCAGGCTTGTCGGAGCCAAAGAGATCAATGAGCAAGTCGCCGCCACTAGCGGCATCGTTACCGGGCTCAGCAGATGTCAAATCGGACTTGAGGGGGGCCACGCTGTCTGCAGACTGTGCGGTTTCGGATACATTGCCTGCATAG